A single Clavibacter nebraskensis NCPPB 2581 DNA region contains:
- a CDS encoding DUF4350 domain-containing protein — MSAPAPTADLATPETRTPRQALQRAGTWIALAALAMLVAVASLAVSGVARQGDALAPDNPAPGGTQALARVLQAQGVEVTLATTLEEARVAVGDGDDATLVLGVTSDRLDDERLAEVGRLATRTVLLAPDFRTLQAIAPDVAAGGAAESADRALDAACALPAATAAGSVPDDAPVFRYLGDDAADAVTCFPDDTGDAFALLRVPATLAPGGTVTVLGADPILTNDRIAEQGSAALALGVLGERRRLVWYTPSPDDAAGDAPPTLGELTPGWVTPAILLLGAAALAAAVWRGRRFGPLVVERLPVVVRADETAEGRARLYQRADARGHALDALRVGTVDRIATTLALGRLASVDDVVAASAAALQEDPAGIRALLLDDRPRTDRDLVDLAGRLAALERRVARAADPADPTRRMDP; from the coding sequence GTGAGCGCGCCCGCGCCGACCGCCGACCTCGCGACGCCCGAGACCCGGACGCCGCGGCAGGCGCTGCAGCGGGCCGGCACGTGGATCGCGCTGGCCGCCCTCGCCATGCTCGTCGCCGTGGCCTCGCTCGCGGTCTCCGGCGTCGCGCGCCAGGGCGACGCGCTGGCCCCCGACAACCCGGCGCCCGGCGGCACGCAGGCGCTCGCCCGCGTGCTCCAGGCGCAGGGCGTCGAGGTCACGCTCGCGACGACGCTCGAGGAGGCGCGGGTCGCCGTCGGGGACGGCGACGACGCGACGCTCGTGCTCGGCGTGACCTCCGACCGCCTCGACGACGAGCGACTGGCGGAGGTCGGCCGGCTCGCGACCCGCACGGTGCTGCTCGCGCCCGACTTCCGGACCCTGCAGGCCATCGCGCCCGACGTCGCGGCGGGCGGCGCGGCCGAGTCCGCCGACCGCGCGCTCGACGCCGCGTGCGCGCTGCCGGCCGCCACGGCCGCGGGATCCGTGCCGGACGACGCGCCCGTGTTCCGCTACCTCGGCGACGACGCGGCGGACGCCGTCACGTGCTTCCCCGACGACACCGGCGACGCGTTCGCGCTCCTCCGGGTGCCGGCGACGCTCGCGCCCGGCGGCACCGTGACCGTGCTCGGCGCGGATCCGATCCTCACCAACGACCGCATCGCCGAGCAGGGATCCGCCGCCCTCGCCCTGGGCGTGCTCGGCGAGCGGCGGCGGCTCGTCTGGTACACCCCGTCGCCCGACGACGCCGCCGGAGACGCGCCGCCCACGCTCGGGGAGCTGACGCCCGGGTGGGTGACCCCGGCGATCCTGCTGCTGGGCGCCGCCGCCCTCGCCGCCGCCGTGTGGCGCGGCCGCCGCTTCGGCCCGCTCGTGGTGGAGCGGCTGCCCGTCGTGGTGCGCGCCGACGAGACCGCGGAGGGCCGCGCCCGGCTCTACCAGCGGGCGGACGCGCGCGGCCACGCCCTCGACGCGCTGCGGGTGGGCACGGTCGACCGGATCGCCACGACGCTCGCACTCGGCCGCCTCGCGTCCGTCGACGACGTCGTGGCCGCCTCCGCCGCCGCCCTCCAGGAGGACCCCGCGGGCATCCGCGCCCTGCTCCTCGACGACCGCCCCCGCACCGACCGCGACCTCGTCGACCTCGCCGGGCGCCTCGCCGCCCTCGAGCGCCGCGTCGCCCGCGCCGCCGACCCCGCCGACCCGACCAGGAGAATGGATCCATGA
- the lpqB gene encoding lipoprotein LpqB, whose translation MPVSPAADPRPRRASRAAAVVLVAACAILLSGCVSIPSGGPVSEGDPATVTDESGVSYQPDGPQAGDAPDDVIAGFVDAATSSADQYGVARQFLSSDFASRWDPFASVVVWEGQASTSEEVDGTYSYSVTTIATVDGQGHYREVGSDQETRLSFQLVQERGEWRIAKAPDGIALRSTYFREIFSAHALYFFDPTFSFLVPDLRFFVTRASQSVSTRIVKSLLQGPSPWLSQPAVVTAFPEGTRLASSTVTTAGGTPQVDLSTEARAADGITQQRMKLQLRQSLSNIPSVLDVQMLVDGTPLTVADFGGRGPVKDPQAESRPLVLAQGAFGYLGGGEVAPLGLLGTRVTALGADAATLSADGQQAAVRNASGVWSVGDGDRDAVLLDTRPGLVAPSLDTQGYVWSTPASDPRGLVAWGPDGVGHPVAVSWTATGRVVSLEVARDGARVLVQLETGAGPQLLVASIVRDKGVPTALTTTPLELLASPGTPLDATWVDELDVATLTLAPDGERQVELHQVGGPSKDMGSAADGVSITGANDESGLRVLTSAGALLTPRGSTWQQTATGVSFVATKR comes from the coding sequence ATGCCCGTGTCCCCAGCAGCTGATCCCCGCCCGCGCCGCGCGTCCCGCGCGGCCGCCGTCGTGCTCGTCGCCGCCTGCGCCATCCTCCTCTCCGGCTGCGTCTCGATCCCGTCCGGCGGGCCCGTCTCCGAGGGCGACCCCGCCACCGTCACCGACGAGTCGGGCGTCAGCTACCAGCCGGACGGCCCGCAGGCGGGCGACGCCCCCGACGACGTCATCGCCGGCTTCGTCGACGCCGCCACGAGCTCCGCCGACCAGTACGGCGTCGCGCGCCAGTTCCTCTCCTCCGACTTCGCGTCGCGCTGGGACCCGTTCGCGAGCGTCGTCGTCTGGGAGGGCCAGGCGAGCACCTCGGAGGAGGTCGACGGCACCTACAGCTACTCCGTCACGACCATCGCGACGGTCGACGGCCAGGGCCACTACCGCGAGGTCGGCAGCGACCAGGAGACGCGCCTGTCCTTCCAGCTCGTGCAGGAGCGCGGCGAGTGGCGCATCGCGAAGGCGCCCGACGGCATCGCCCTGCGCTCCACCTACTTCCGCGAGATCTTCAGCGCGCACGCCCTCTACTTCTTCGACCCCACGTTCTCGTTCCTCGTGCCCGACCTCCGGTTCTTCGTCACGCGCGCGTCCCAGAGCGTCAGCACGCGCATCGTCAAGTCGCTCCTCCAGGGCCCGTCGCCGTGGCTGTCGCAGCCCGCGGTCGTCACGGCCTTCCCCGAGGGCACGCGGCTGGCGTCGTCGACCGTCACGACCGCGGGCGGCACGCCGCAGGTGGACCTCTCGACCGAGGCGCGCGCCGCCGACGGCATCACGCAGCAGCGGATGAAGCTCCAGCTGCGGCAGAGCCTGTCCAACATCCCGTCCGTGCTCGACGTGCAGATGCTCGTCGACGGCACGCCCCTCACCGTGGCGGACTTCGGCGGCCGCGGCCCCGTCAAGGACCCGCAGGCGGAGTCGCGCCCGCTCGTCCTCGCGCAGGGCGCGTTCGGCTACCTCGGCGGGGGAGAGGTGGCCCCGCTCGGCTTGCTCGGCACGCGCGTGACGGCGCTCGGGGCCGACGCGGCGACCCTCAGCGCCGACGGCCAGCAGGCGGCGGTGCGCAACGCGTCCGGCGTCTGGTCGGTGGGTGACGGCGACCGCGACGCCGTCCTCCTGGACACGCGTCCGGGCCTCGTCGCGCCGTCCCTCGACACGCAGGGCTACGTCTGGTCGACACCGGCGTCGGATCCTCGCGGGCTCGTCGCGTGGGGCCCCGACGGCGTCGGCCACCCCGTCGCCGTGAGCTGGACCGCCACGGGCCGTGTCGTCTCCCTCGAGGTCGCGCGCGACGGCGCCCGCGTCCTCGTCCAGCTCGAGACGGGCGCCGGGCCGCAGCTGCTCGTCGCCTCGATCGTGCGCGACAAGGGCGTCCCCACCGCCCTCACGACGACCCCGCTCGAGCTCCTCGCGTCGCCCGGCACCCCGTTGGACGCGACGTGGGTCGACGAACTCGACGTCGCCACCCTCACCCTCGCGCCCGACGGCGAGCGCCAGGTCGAGCTGCACCAGGTGGGCGGTCCGTCGAAGGACATGGGATCCGCGGCCGACGGCGTCTCCATCACCGGCGCCAACGACGAGAGCGGCCTGCGCGTCCTCACCAGCGCGGGCGCCCTGCTCACGCCGCGGGGCAGCACGTGGCAGCAGACCGCCACCGGCGTCTCCTTCGTGGCGACCAAGCGCTGA
- a CDS encoding DUF4129 domain-containing protein, whose protein sequence is MTGSLLLAAAARAAAVPLDPDADDARRLLLDELAKPEYEAARPNALDLAAQAVGDWIAGLLDGAGGGLADLAPVVIGVLLLVVVVVAFLVFGAPRRDRRRAAARGAGLFGSDDRRSAEELRRAAEASRRAGDLAAAASDLFRAIAREQAERTIVTVDPGTTARGFARRAGSAHPAHAARLVVAADDFDAVRYLGRPGTEGMLDRLAALDRDLRTAVPVLHEPVGAGPR, encoded by the coding sequence GTGACCGGCTCCCTCCTGCTCGCCGCGGCCGCGCGCGCGGCCGCGGTGCCGCTCGATCCCGACGCCGACGACGCGCGCCGCCTCCTCCTCGACGAGCTCGCGAAGCCCGAGTACGAGGCGGCCCGGCCGAACGCGCTCGACCTCGCGGCGCAGGCCGTGGGCGACTGGATCGCCGGGCTCCTCGACGGGGCGGGCGGCGGCCTCGCCGACCTCGCGCCCGTGGTGATCGGGGTGCTCCTGCTCGTCGTCGTCGTGGTGGCGTTCCTCGTGTTCGGGGCGCCGCGCCGGGACCGCAGGCGGGCGGCCGCGCGCGGCGCCGGGCTGTTCGGATCCGACGACCGGCGCTCCGCCGAGGAGCTGCGCCGCGCGGCCGAGGCGTCCCGCCGAGCGGGCGACCTGGCGGCGGCCGCGTCCGACCTGTTCCGGGCGATCGCGCGCGAACAGGCCGAGCGCACGATCGTGACGGTGGATCCGGGCACCACCGCCCGCGGGTTCGCCCGGCGCGCGGGATCCGCGCACCCGGCCCATGCCGCCCGCCTCGTCGTCGCGGCCGACGACTTCGACGCCGTCCGCTACCTCGGCCGCCCCGGCACCGAGGGGATGCTCGACCGGCTCGCCGCCCTCGACCGCGACCTGCGCACGGCCGTCCCCGTGCTGCACGAGCCCGTGGGCGCGGGTCCGCGGTGA
- the mtrB gene encoding MtrAB system histidine kinase MtrB produces MRPLPVWLVDWRSWPRRLVRIWSVSLQFRTVLITVALSGVTVLLIGVLMTQSISSDLFRQRLDTVLQQSNSATSRMQEQFTSSDASDQTELEQLRTQVFDELRGSAINLSDFAFRRTPGTEARNVLQNASTADYVDSLLSADLRRAVGEGTGTQQWQSVAIPVGDQGATSPGIVVGSSIDIPSAGRYELYLVYDLGDIQQTLDFVAGTILLAFLFLIVLIGAIAWLVVRLVVAPIRVAADTSQKLAAGQLEERLPVKGEDVIATLARSFNGMADSLQSQITQLADLSQLQQRFVSDVSHELRTPLTTIRLAGGVLYDLREDFSPPAARSAELLHTQVERFETLLADLLEISRFDAGAVDLVTEPTNLVRLVEDSIEEFEGLAAQKGSELKLVAPGGYFDAEMDARRVRRIVTNLVGNAVDHGEGRPIVITVDSDRDAVALAVRDYGVGMTHEEMGHVFDRFWRADPSRQRTTGGTGLGLAISLEDTNLHHGWLQLWSRPGEGSCFRLTLPRRPDVPLDSSPVALPPDDPADDRADEEDARVPSS; encoded by the coding sequence ATGCGCCCGCTGCCCGTGTGGCTCGTCGACTGGAGGTCGTGGCCGCGCCGCCTCGTCCGCATCTGGTCGGTGTCCCTCCAGTTCCGCACCGTCCTCATCACGGTCGCGCTCTCGGGCGTCACCGTGCTCCTCATCGGCGTGCTCATGACGCAGAGCATCTCGAGCGACCTCTTCCGCCAGCGGCTCGACACCGTGCTGCAGCAGTCGAACAGCGCCACCAGCCGGATGCAGGAGCAGTTCACGTCCTCCGACGCCAGCGACCAGACCGAGCTCGAGCAGCTCCGCACGCAGGTCTTCGACGAGCTGCGCGGCAGCGCCATCAACCTCTCCGACTTCGCGTTCCGCCGCACGCCCGGCACGGAGGCGCGGAACGTGCTGCAGAACGCGTCCACCGCCGACTACGTCGACAGCCTCCTGAGCGCCGACCTCCGTCGCGCGGTCGGCGAGGGCACGGGCACGCAGCAGTGGCAGTCGGTGGCGATCCCGGTGGGGGACCAGGGCGCCACGAGCCCCGGCATCGTCGTCGGATCGAGCATCGACATCCCGTCGGCCGGGAGGTACGAGCTGTACCTCGTCTACGACCTCGGCGACATCCAGCAGACCCTCGACTTCGTGGCGGGCACGATCCTCCTCGCGTTCCTCTTCCTCATCGTGCTCATCGGGGCGATCGCGTGGCTCGTGGTGCGCCTGGTGGTGGCGCCCATCCGCGTCGCCGCCGACACGAGCCAGAAGCTCGCGGCCGGCCAGCTCGAGGAGCGCCTGCCGGTGAAGGGCGAGGACGTGATCGCCACGCTCGCGCGCTCGTTCAACGGCATGGCCGACTCGCTGCAGTCGCAGATCACGCAGCTCGCCGACCTCTCCCAGCTGCAGCAGCGCTTCGTCTCCGACGTCTCGCACGAGCTGCGCACGCCGCTCACCACGATCCGGCTCGCCGGCGGCGTGCTCTACGACCTGCGCGAGGACTTCAGCCCGCCGGCCGCCCGCAGCGCCGAGCTGCTGCACACGCAGGTGGAGCGCTTCGAGACGCTGCTCGCCGACCTGCTGGAGATCAGTCGGTTCGACGCGGGCGCGGTGGACCTCGTGACCGAGCCGACCAACCTCGTGCGGCTCGTCGAGGACTCCATCGAGGAGTTCGAGGGCCTCGCCGCGCAGAAGGGCTCCGAGCTCAAGCTGGTCGCCCCCGGCGGCTACTTCGACGCCGAGATGGACGCGCGCCGCGTGCGCCGCATCGTCACGAACCTCGTCGGCAACGCGGTCGACCACGGCGAGGGCCGGCCCATCGTGATCACGGTCGACAGCGACCGGGACGCCGTCGCGCTCGCCGTCCGCGACTACGGCGTCGGCATGACGCACGAGGAGATGGGCCACGTCTTCGACCGGTTCTGGCGGGCGGATCCGTCGCGCCAGCGCACCACGGGCGGCACCGGCCTCGGCCTCGCCATCTCCCTGGAGGACACGAACCTGCACCACGGCTGGCTGCAGCTGTGGTCGCGGCCGGGCGAGGGATCCTGCTTCCGCCTGACCCTGCCCCGCCGCCCCGACGTCCCCCTCGACAGCTCGCCCGTCGCGCTGCCGCCCGACGACCCCGCGGACGACCGCGCCGACGAGGAGGATGCCCGTGTCCCCAGCAGCTGA
- the hpf gene encoding ribosome hibernation-promoting factor, HPF/YfiA family, whose translation MDINITGRNAEITDRFRVYATEKADKIVQLAEKSISLDIKVSRHSEKSGGSAGDDRVEITLVGPGPVIRAESSAADKFAAFDLALGRMLERLRRAKDKKKIHRGNHRPVSLHEAATEGFAQIDLDPADAELIERVNGKSVAPVDQPVDEDDYCPVVIRTKVFPSQSMTVDQALEHMELVGHDFFLFIDAETDRPSVVYRRKGWDYGVIGLADGEQELAGAGAGAGSRSLRR comes from the coding sequence ATGGACATCAACATCACCGGCCGCAACGCGGAGATCACGGACCGATTCCGCGTGTACGCCACCGAGAAGGCCGACAAGATCGTCCAGCTCGCCGAGAAGTCCATCTCTCTCGACATCAAGGTCTCGCGGCACAGCGAGAAGTCCGGCGGATCCGCCGGGGACGACCGCGTGGAGATCACGCTCGTGGGCCCGGGCCCCGTCATCCGCGCCGAGAGCAGCGCCGCCGACAAGTTCGCCGCCTTCGACCTGGCCCTCGGGCGCATGCTCGAACGGCTGCGCCGTGCCAAGGACAAGAAGAAGATCCACCGCGGCAACCACCGCCCCGTGTCCCTGCACGAGGCCGCCACCGAGGGCTTCGCCCAGATCGACCTCGACCCGGCGGACGCCGAGCTCATCGAGCGCGTCAACGGGAAGAGCGTCGCGCCCGTCGACCAGCCCGTCGACGAGGACGACTACTGCCCCGTGGTCATCCGCACCAAGGTATTCCCGTCGCAGTCCATGACGGTCGACCAGGCCCTCGAGCACATGGAGCTCGTCGGCCACGACTTCTTCCTCTTCATCGACGCGGAGACCGACCGCCCGAGCGTCGTCTACCGCCGCAAGGGCTGGGACTACGGCGTCATCGGCCTGGCCGACGGCGAGCAGGAGCTGGCCGGCGCCGGCGCCGGCGCCGGATCGCGATCGCTGCGCCGCTGA
- a CDS encoding Rv3235 family protein produces the protein MRGTVRKRFDVDDFFGRQPCSSQDLPPSGPLLENLTRCVIEILAGARELDQIARWVSDDVYRHLLKRVVLSARARRTKGQSVTRPVFTIGTVTSFSPRDGVIEAVIVVHGRARARAVAIRLEGLDRRWRATAINVL, from the coding sequence GTGCGGGGAACGGTCCGCAAGCGCTTCGACGTCGACGACTTCTTCGGGCGCCAGCCCTGCAGCAGCCAGGACCTGCCCCCGTCGGGGCCGCTGCTCGAGAACCTCACCCGCTGCGTCATCGAGATCCTCGCCGGAGCCCGGGAGCTCGACCAGATCGCCCGCTGGGTCAGCGACGACGTCTACCGCCACCTGCTCAAGCGCGTGGTGCTCAGCGCCCGGGCCCGGCGCACCAAGGGGCAGTCGGTGACCCGGCCGGTGTTCACCATCGGCACGGTCACGTCGTTCTCCCCTCGAGACGGCGTCATCGAGGCGGTCATCGTGGTCCACGGCCGGGCACGCGCCCGCGCCGTCGCCATCCGGCTCGAGGGCCTCGACCGCCGCTGGCGCGCGACGGCCATCAACGTCTTGTAG
- the secA gene encoding preprotein translocase subunit SecA, producing the protein MASVLEKVLRVGEGRTLRKLQNYAKAVNQLEEDFTHLTDEELKNETVELRERHANGESLDDLLPEAFAAVREASRRTLGLRHFDVQIMGGAALHLGNIAEMKTGEGKTLVATLPAYLNAIASRGVHVITVNDYLASYQSELMGRVFRALGMTTGVILAGQTPQQRREQYAADITYGTNNEFGFDYLRDNMAWQASDMVQRGHFFAVVDEVDSILIDEARTPLIISGPSAGDANRWFTEFANVAKRLVPEVDYEVDEKKRTVGVLEAGIEKVEDHLGIDNLYESANTPLISFLNNSIKAKALFKKDKDYVVMNGEVLIVDEHTGRILMGRRYNEGIHQAIEAKEGVAVKAENQTLATVTLQNYFRLYKKLSGMTGTAETEAAEFMSTYKLGVVPIPTNRPMQRKDQSDLIYKNEKAKFEQVVEDIAERHASGQPVLVGTTSVEKSEYLSKLLAKKGVRHEVLNAKNHAREAAIVAQAGRLGSVTVATNMAGRGTDIMLGGNAEFLAVAAMNARGLSPVETPEQYETEWDDVFAQVKAEVDEEAAKVIEAGGLYVLGTERHESRRIDNQLRGRSGRQGDPGESRFYLSLTDDLMRLFNNGAAASLMGRDSVPDDVAIESKVVSRAIRSAQGQVEARNAEIRKNVLKYDDVLNRQREAIYGDRRHILEGDDLQERSQRFLEAVIDDVLDSHIGEGNGDDWDFDALWTELKTLYPISITIDEVITEAGSKGRVNRDFVRREILSDAKLAYAKREEQLGEAAMRELERRVVLSVIDRRWREHLYEMDYLKDGIGLRAMAQRDPLVEYQREGFALFQQMMGAIREETVGFLFNLEVEVQAPADAESVGPRIQAKGLAANQATADKLRYTAPTDDGGVEVRNQRGQIEKAATAKAQKDQQAEDAVLVGEDEPETPQGPPARGAFGQATGAASAAPQNREERRKADRRK; encoded by the coding sequence ATGGCCTCAGTACTCGAGAAGGTCCTTCGCGTCGGCGAGGGGCGCACGCTCCGCAAGCTGCAGAACTACGCGAAGGCGGTGAACCAGCTCGAGGAGGACTTCACGCACCTCACCGACGAGGAGCTGAAGAACGAGACCGTCGAGCTCCGCGAGCGCCACGCCAACGGCGAGTCCCTCGACGACCTGCTCCCCGAGGCGTTCGCCGCCGTCCGCGAGGCCTCCCGCCGCACGCTCGGCCTCCGCCACTTCGACGTCCAGATCATGGGCGGCGCCGCCCTCCACCTCGGCAACATCGCCGAGATGAAGACGGGCGAGGGCAAGACCCTCGTCGCCACGCTGCCGGCTTACCTCAACGCCATCGCCTCGCGCGGCGTGCACGTCATCACGGTCAACGACTACCTCGCGAGCTACCAGAGCGAGCTCATGGGCCGCGTCTTCCGCGCCCTCGGCATGACCACCGGCGTGATCCTCGCGGGCCAGACCCCGCAGCAGCGCCGCGAGCAGTACGCCGCCGACATCACCTACGGCACGAACAACGAGTTCGGCTTCGACTACCTGCGCGACAACATGGCGTGGCAGGCCTCCGACATGGTCCAGCGCGGCCACTTCTTCGCCGTGGTCGACGAGGTCGACTCCATCCTCATCGACGAGGCCCGCACGCCGCTCATCATCTCGGGCCCCTCCGCGGGCGACGCGAACCGCTGGTTCACCGAGTTCGCGAACGTGGCGAAGCGCCTCGTCCCCGAGGTCGACTACGAGGTCGACGAGAAGAAGCGCACGGTCGGCGTGCTCGAGGCGGGCATCGAGAAGGTCGAGGACCACCTCGGCATCGACAACCTCTACGAGTCCGCGAACACCCCGCTCATCTCCTTCCTCAACAACTCGATCAAGGCCAAGGCCCTGTTCAAGAAGGACAAGGACTACGTCGTCATGAACGGCGAGGTCCTCATCGTCGACGAGCACACGGGCCGCATCCTCATGGGCCGCCGCTACAACGAGGGCATCCACCAGGCCATCGAGGCCAAGGAGGGCGTCGCGGTCAAGGCCGAGAACCAGACCCTCGCCACCGTCACGCTGCAGAACTACTTCCGCCTCTACAAGAAGCTCTCGGGCATGACGGGCACGGCCGAGACCGAGGCCGCCGAGTTCATGAGCACCTACAAGCTCGGCGTCGTCCCGATCCCCACGAACCGGCCTATGCAGCGCAAGGACCAGTCCGACCTCATCTACAAGAACGAGAAGGCGAAGTTCGAGCAGGTCGTCGAGGACATCGCCGAGCGCCACGCGTCCGGCCAGCCCGTCCTCGTCGGCACCACGAGCGTCGAGAAGAGCGAGTACCTGTCCAAGCTGCTCGCGAAGAAGGGCGTCCGCCACGAGGTCCTCAACGCGAAGAACCACGCGCGCGAGGCCGCCATCGTCGCGCAGGCCGGCCGCCTCGGATCCGTCACCGTCGCCACCAACATGGCCGGCCGCGGCACGGACATCATGCTCGGCGGCAACGCGGAGTTCCTCGCGGTCGCCGCCATGAACGCGCGCGGGCTCAGCCCCGTCGAGACCCCGGAGCAGTACGAGACCGAGTGGGACGACGTGTTCGCGCAGGTCAAGGCCGAGGTCGACGAGGAGGCCGCGAAGGTCATCGAGGCCGGCGGCCTCTACGTGCTCGGCACCGAGCGCCACGAGTCCCGGCGCATCGACAACCAGCTCCGCGGACGCTCCGGCCGCCAGGGCGACCCGGGGGAGAGCCGCTTCTACCTCTCGCTCACCGACGACCTCATGCGCCTGTTCAACAACGGCGCCGCCGCGAGCCTCATGGGCCGCGACAGCGTGCCGGACGACGTGGCCATCGAGTCGAAGGTGGTCAGCCGCGCCATCCGCAGCGCGCAGGGGCAGGTCGAGGCGCGCAACGCCGAGATCCGCAAGAACGTCCTCAAGTACGACGACGTCCTCAACCGCCAGCGCGAGGCGATCTACGGCGACCGCCGCCACATCCTCGAGGGCGACGACCTCCAGGAGCGCTCGCAGCGCTTCCTCGAGGCCGTCATCGACGACGTGCTCGACTCGCACATCGGCGAGGGCAACGGCGACGACTGGGACTTCGACGCCCTGTGGACCGAGCTCAAGACGCTGTACCCGATCTCGATCACCATCGACGAGGTCATCACGGAGGCGGGGAGCAAGGGCCGCGTGAACCGCGACTTCGTCCGCCGCGAGATCCTCTCCGATGCGAAGCTCGCCTACGCGAAGCGCGAGGAGCAGCTCGGCGAGGCCGCGATGCGCGAGCTCGAGCGTCGCGTGGTGCTCTCGGTCATCGACCGCCGCTGGCGCGAGCACCTCTACGAGATGGACTACCTGAAGGACGGCATCGGCCTCCGCGCCATGGCCCAGCGCGACCCGCTGGTCGAGTACCAGCGCGAGGGCTTCGCGCTCTTCCAGCAGATGATGGGCGCCATCCGCGAGGAGACCGTCGGGTTCCTGTTCAACCTGGAGGTCGAGGTGCAGGCGCCCGCGGATGCCGAGTCCGTGGGACCGCGCATCCAGGCGAAGGGCCTCGCCGCGAACCAGGCCACGGCGGACAAGCTCCGCTACACCGCCCCGACGGACGACGGCGGCGTCGAGGTGCGGAACCAGCGCGGCCAGATCGAGAAGGCGGCGACTGCGAAGGCGCAGAAGGACCAGCAGGCCGAGGACGCCGTCCTGGTCGGCGAGGACGAGCCGGAGACCCCGCAGGGTCCGCCCGCCCGCGGCGCCTTCGGCCAGGCGACCGGTGCAGCGTCAGCCGCTCCGCAGAACCGCGAGGAGCGTCGCAAGGCCGATCGACGCAAGTAG
- the mtrA gene encoding MtrAB system response regulator MtrA encodes MTARILVVDDDTALAEMIGIVLRTEGFEPSFCGDGGQALAAFHEAKPDLVLLDLMLPGLDGIQVCDLIRAESGVPIIMLTAKSDTADVVKGLESGADDYIVKPFNPKELVARIRTRLRPAAAASPGLLQVGDLVVDVEGHEVRRGEERINLTPLEFDLLHALASRPQQVFTREMLLEQVWGYQYKADTRLVNVHVQRLRAKVEDDPDNPRIVMTVRGVGYRAGAAT; translated from the coding sequence ATGACAGCACGGATCCTGGTGGTCGACGACGACACCGCGCTCGCCGAGATGATCGGCATCGTCCTGCGCACCGAGGGGTTCGAGCCCTCCTTCTGCGGGGACGGCGGCCAGGCGCTCGCCGCGTTCCACGAGGCGAAGCCCGACCTGGTGCTGCTCGACCTCATGCTCCCCGGCCTCGACGGCATCCAGGTGTGCGACCTCATCCGCGCCGAGTCGGGCGTGCCCATCATCATGCTCACCGCGAAGTCCGACACGGCCGACGTCGTCAAGGGCCTCGAGTCCGGCGCCGACGACTACATCGTCAAGCCCTTCAACCCGAAGGAGCTCGTCGCCCGCATCCGCACGCGCCTGCGCCCCGCGGCCGCCGCGTCGCCCGGGCTCCTCCAGGTCGGCGACCTCGTCGTCGACGTCGAGGGCCACGAGGTGCGCCGCGGCGAGGAGCGGATCAACCTCACGCCCCTCGAGTTCGACCTCCTGCACGCGCTCGCCAGCCGCCCGCAGCAGGTGTTCACGCGCGAGATGCTCCTCGAGCAGGTTTGGGGCTACCAGTACAAGGCCGACACGCGCCTCGTCAACGTCCACGTGCAGCGACTGCGCGCGAAGGTCGAGGACGACCCGGACAACCCGCGCATCGTCATGACCGTCCGCGGCGTCGGCTACCGCGCGGGGGCAGCGACCTAG
- a CDS encoding ComF family protein: MIPVPGPLAPSSRIPSALRAALLDALAVVAPVTCAGCGAPDRAVCSACRAAMPCPPLVRPLALPAVPSPRGRVPARVVPVGCGSAYAPPWPALLSGLKEDGRTDAARAMAATLIRAVHASVAAAEREADPAAAPAWPLDVIPVPAPAASLRRRGYAPVEVLLARAGIVPLRAPGVPGLRRHPLRFTRRPADQAGLGVAARAANVDGCLSARIDLAGRRILVVDDVLTTGATLRETCRAVRAAGGEVVACAVLTAVSARTRGAAPRARRPTRRSLCMSDARAVHPPDASRCDEPEV; the protein is encoded by the coding sequence GTGATCCCCGTGCCCGGGCCGCTCGCCCCGTCCTCCCGCATCCCGTCCGCGCTCCGCGCAGCCCTGCTCGACGCCCTCGCGGTCGTCGCCCCGGTGACCTGCGCCGGGTGCGGCGCCCCCGACCGCGCTGTGTGCTCGGCCTGCCGGGCCGCGATGCCCTGCCCGCCCCTCGTGCGACCCCTCGCGCTGCCCGCCGTCCCGTCGCCCCGGGGTCGCGTCCCGGCCCGCGTCGTGCCGGTCGGCTGCGGGAGCGCGTACGCCCCGCCCTGGCCCGCGCTCCTGTCCGGCCTCAAGGAGGACGGCCGCACGGACGCCGCGCGGGCGATGGCGGCGACCCTGATCCGCGCCGTCCACGCTTCCGTCGCCGCCGCCGAGCGCGAGGCCGATCCCGCCGCCGCCCCCGCGTGGCCTCTCGACGTGATCCCCGTCCCCGCGCCCGCCGCCTCCCTCCGCCGTCGCGGCTACGCGCCCGTCGAGGTCCTGCTCGCCCGCGCCGGGATCGTGCCGCTGCGGGCGCCGGGCGTGCCCGGGCTGCGGCGCCACCCGCTCCGCTTCACCCGACGGCCGGCCGACCAGGCCGGCCTCGGGGTCGCCGCGCGCGCGGCCAACGTCGACGGCTGCCTCTCAGCGCGCATCGACCTCGCCGGCCGCCGGATCCTCGTGGTCGACGACGTCCTCACCACAGGAGCCACGCTCCGCGAGACCTGCCGCGCCGTCCGCGCCGCGGGCGGCGAGGTCGTCGCGTGCGCCGTGCTCACGGCCGTGTCCGCCCGCACCCGCGGCGCAGCGCCACGCGCCCGACGACCGACCCGTCGCTCCCTGTGCATGTCCGATGCGCGCGCGGTCCACCCGCCGGATGCCTCGCGCTGCGATGAGCCCGAGGTCTAG